Proteins found in one Pseudochaenichthys georgianus chromosome 13, fPseGeo1.2, whole genome shotgun sequence genomic segment:
- the aplp2 gene encoding amyloid beta precursor like protein 2 isoform X2, which translates to MDMCVSHQQWHGVAKEACSKSSMMLHSYGMLLPCGIDKFHGTEYVCCPSSRSGEAAPPAMPTEEDDEEEQVEDEEIDETDMEEDYVVEDSEAPAEEQPTQKEEPLGDDEDEEEDEEEYHYVYEDEEADKEDEYEKKESRKMPESQDEDKTLQEVKAVCTLEAETGPCRASMPRWHFDLSQRKCVRFIYGGCAGNRNNFDSEEYCMAVCKRLTMSPTPQPTDDVDIYFETPADDKEHSRFQRAKEQLEIRHRNRMERVRKEWEEADRQAKNLPKAERQTLIQHFQAMVESLEEEAASEKQQLVETHLARVEAMLNDRRRLALENYLAALQADPPRPHRILQALRRYVRAENKDRQHTIRHYQHVLAVDPEKAAQMKSQVTTHLRVIDERMNQSLSLLYKVPYVAEEIQDEIDELLQEQKADMDQFLSSISEWQPDVTVSSSEEEEESVEVPVSEGKPYRPVQVKSLGSRPEPEGDLSDSPRAFKKGSAMSGLDGLIGAEERIINSKPKISNNVETYRPLGEEFSFGSTALIGLLVIAVAIATVIMISLVLLRKRQYGTISHGIVEVDPMLTPEERHLSKMQNHGYENPTYKYLEQMQI; encoded by the exons ATGGACATGTGCGTCAGCCATCAGCAGTGGCACGGAGTGGCCAAGGAG GCCTGCTCCAAGAGCTCCATGATGCTGCACAGCTACGGCATGCTGCTGCCCTGCGGCATTGACAAGTTCCACGGCACCGAGTATGTGTGCTGCCCCTCGTCCCGCTCCGGGGAGGCTGCTCCACCTGCCATGCCCACCGAGGAGGACGATGAAGAGGAGCAGGTGGAGGATGAGGAGATTGACGAGACCGACATGGAAGAAGACTACGTCGTAGAGGACAG tgAGGCACCGGCTGAGGAGCAGCCCACACAGAAAGAGGAGCCACTGGGCGACGACGAAGACGAGGAAGAGGACGAGGAGGAGTACCACTACGTCTATGAGGACGAGGAGGCAGACAAGGAGGACGAGTATGAGAAGAAGGAGAGCCGCAAAATGCCAGAGAGCCAGGACGAGGACAAGACTCTGCAGGAAGTGAAAG CGGTGTGCACCCTGGAGGCTGAGACCGGCCCCTGCCGAGCCTCCATGCCCCGCTGGCACTTCGACTTGAGCCAGAGGAAGTGTGTGCGCTTCATTTACGGGGGCTGTGCCGGCAACCGCAACAATTTCGACTCAGAGGAGTACTGCATGGCCGTGTGCAAGCGCCTGA CCATGTCACCAACCCCTCAGCCCACTGATGATGTGGACATCTACTTTGAGACCCCCGCTGACGACAAGGAGCACAGTCGCTTCCAGAGGGCCAAGGAGCAGCTGGAGATCAGGCACCGCAACCGCATGGAGAGG GTGAGGAAAGAGTGGGAGGAAGCTGATCGTCAGGCTAAGAACTTGCCCAAGGCTGAGCGGCAGACATTGATTCAG CACTTCCAAGCCATGGTGGAGTCCCTGGAGGAGGAGGCAGCCAGCGAGAAGCAGCAGCTGGTGGAGACTCATCTGGCCCGGGTGGAGGCCATGCTGAACGACCGGCGCCGCCTGGCCCTGGAGAACTACCTGGCTGCCCTGCAGGCCGACCCCCCCAGG CCCCACCGCATCCTGCAGGCCCTGAGACGCTACGTGCGCGCCGAGAACAAAGACCGCCAGCACACCATCCGCCACTACCAGCACGTCCTGGCTGTGGATCCTGAGAAGGCTGCTCAGATGAAGTCCCAG GTGACGACCCACCTGCGTGTGATCGACGAGCGGATGAACCAGAGTCTATCTCTCCTCTACAAAGTACCTTATGTTGCCGAGGAGATTCAGGATGAAATTG ACGAGCTTCTCCAGGAGCAGAAAGCCGACATGGACCAGTTCCTGTCGTCCATCTCTGAGTGGCAGCCAGATGTCACCGTGTCGTCgtcggaggaagaggaggagagcgtGGAGGTCCCCGTGTCCGAGGGGAAACCCTACCGGCCCGTCCAGGTCAAATCCCTGGGCTCCCGTCCAGAACCAGAAG GCGATCTATCAGACTCCCCACGTGCCTTCAAGAAAG GCTCCGCCATGTCTGGTTTAGATGGTCTGATAGGTGCTGAGGAGAGAATCATCAACAGCAAACCCAAGATCAGCAACAATGTG GAGACCTACCGCCCCCTGGGAGAGGAATTCAGCTTCGGCAGCACTGCGCTGATCGGCCTGCTGGTGATCGCGGTGGCCATAGCAACCGTGATTATGATCAGTCTGGTGCTTTTGAGGAAGAGGCAATACGGCACCATCAGTCACGGCATTGTGGAG GTTGACCCCATGCTGACACCAGAGGAACGCCACCTCAGCAAGATGCAGAACCACGGCTACGAGAACCCCACCTACAAATATCTGGAGCAGATGCAGATCTAA
- the aplp2 gene encoding amyloid beta precursor like protein 2 isoform X1: protein MDMCVSHQQWHGVAKEACSKSSMMLHSYGMLLPCGIDKFHGTEYVCCPSSRSGEAAPPAMPTEEDDEEEQVEDEEIDETDMEEDYVVEDSEAPAEEQPTQKEEPLGDDEDEEEDEEEYHYVYEDEEADKEDEYEKKESRKMPESQDEDKTLQEVKAVCTLEAETGPCRASMPRWHFDLSQRKCVRFIYGGCAGNRNNFDSEEYCMAVCKRLTMSPTPQPTDDVDIYFETPADDKEHSRFQRAKEQLEIRHRNRMERVRKEWEEADRQAKNLPKAERQTLIQHFQAMVESLEEEAASEKQQLVETHLARVEAMLNDRRRLALENYLAALQADPPRPHRILQALRRYVRAENKDRQHTIRHYQHVLAVDPEKAAQMKSQVTTHLRVIDERMNQSLSLLYKVPYVAEEIQDEIDELLQEQKADMDQFLSSISEWQPDVTVSSSEEEEESVEVPVSEGKPYRPVQVKSLGSRPEPEGSAMSGLDGLIGAEERIINSKPKISNNVVIDESLDVKEVIYSAERVRVMHDDELETYRPLGEEFSFGSTALIGLLVIAVAIATVIMISLVLLRKRQYGTISHGIVEVDPMLTPEERHLSKMQNHGYENPTYKYLEQMQI, encoded by the exons ATGGACATGTGCGTCAGCCATCAGCAGTGGCACGGAGTGGCCAAGGAG GCCTGCTCCAAGAGCTCCATGATGCTGCACAGCTACGGCATGCTGCTGCCCTGCGGCATTGACAAGTTCCACGGCACCGAGTATGTGTGCTGCCCCTCGTCCCGCTCCGGGGAGGCTGCTCCACCTGCCATGCCCACCGAGGAGGACGATGAAGAGGAGCAGGTGGAGGATGAGGAGATTGACGAGACCGACATGGAAGAAGACTACGTCGTAGAGGACAG tgAGGCACCGGCTGAGGAGCAGCCCACACAGAAAGAGGAGCCACTGGGCGACGACGAAGACGAGGAAGAGGACGAGGAGGAGTACCACTACGTCTATGAGGACGAGGAGGCAGACAAGGAGGACGAGTATGAGAAGAAGGAGAGCCGCAAAATGCCAGAGAGCCAGGACGAGGACAAGACTCTGCAGGAAGTGAAAG CGGTGTGCACCCTGGAGGCTGAGACCGGCCCCTGCCGAGCCTCCATGCCCCGCTGGCACTTCGACTTGAGCCAGAGGAAGTGTGTGCGCTTCATTTACGGGGGCTGTGCCGGCAACCGCAACAATTTCGACTCAGAGGAGTACTGCATGGCCGTGTGCAAGCGCCTGA CCATGTCACCAACCCCTCAGCCCACTGATGATGTGGACATCTACTTTGAGACCCCCGCTGACGACAAGGAGCACAGTCGCTTCCAGAGGGCCAAGGAGCAGCTGGAGATCAGGCACCGCAACCGCATGGAGAGG GTGAGGAAAGAGTGGGAGGAAGCTGATCGTCAGGCTAAGAACTTGCCCAAGGCTGAGCGGCAGACATTGATTCAG CACTTCCAAGCCATGGTGGAGTCCCTGGAGGAGGAGGCAGCCAGCGAGAAGCAGCAGCTGGTGGAGACTCATCTGGCCCGGGTGGAGGCCATGCTGAACGACCGGCGCCGCCTGGCCCTGGAGAACTACCTGGCTGCCCTGCAGGCCGACCCCCCCAGG CCCCACCGCATCCTGCAGGCCCTGAGACGCTACGTGCGCGCCGAGAACAAAGACCGCCAGCACACCATCCGCCACTACCAGCACGTCCTGGCTGTGGATCCTGAGAAGGCTGCTCAGATGAAGTCCCAG GTGACGACCCACCTGCGTGTGATCGACGAGCGGATGAACCAGAGTCTATCTCTCCTCTACAAAGTACCTTATGTTGCCGAGGAGATTCAGGATGAAATTG ACGAGCTTCTCCAGGAGCAGAAAGCCGACATGGACCAGTTCCTGTCGTCCATCTCTGAGTGGCAGCCAGATGTCACCGTGTCGTCgtcggaggaagaggaggagagcgtGGAGGTCCCCGTGTCCGAGGGGAAACCCTACCGGCCCGTCCAGGTCAAATCCCTGGGCTCCCGTCCAGAACCAGAAG GCTCCGCCATGTCTGGTTTAGATGGTCTGATAGGTGCTGAGGAGAGAATCATCAACAGCAAACCCAAGATCAGCAACAATGTG GTGATTGATGAGTCTCTGGATGTTAAGGAAGTGATTTACAGCGCAGAGAGAGTCAGAGTTATGCATGATGATGAGCTG GAGACCTACCGCCCCCTGGGAGAGGAATTCAGCTTCGGCAGCACTGCGCTGATCGGCCTGCTGGTGATCGCGGTGGCCATAGCAACCGTGATTATGATCAGTCTGGTGCTTTTGAGGAAGAGGCAATACGGCACCATCAGTCACGGCATTGTGGAG GTTGACCCCATGCTGACACCAGAGGAACGCCACCTCAGCAAGATGCAGAACCACGGCTACGAGAACCCCACCTACAAATATCTGGAGCAGATGCAGATCTAA
- the aplp2 gene encoding amyloid beta precursor like protein 2 isoform X6 has translation MDMCVSHQQWHGVAKEACSKSSMMLHSYGMLLPCGIDKFHGTEYVCCPSSRSGEAAPPAMPTEEDDEEEQVEDEEIDETDMEEDYVVEDSEAPAEEQPTQKEEPLGDDEDEEEDEEEYHYVYEDEEADKEDEYEKKESRKMPESQDEDKTLQEVKAVCTLEAETGPCRASMPRWHFDLSQRKCVRFIYGGCAGNRNNFDSEEYCMAVCKRLTMSPTPQPTDDVDIYFETPADDKEHSRFQRAKEQLEIRHRNRMERVRKEWEEADRQAKNLPKAERQTLIQHFQAMVESLEEEAASEKQQLVETHLARVEAMLNDRRRLALENYLAALQADPPRPHRILQALRRYVRAENKDRQHTIRHYQHVLAVDPEKAAQMKSQVTTHLRVIDERMNQSLSLLYKVPYVAEEIQDEIDELLQEQKADMDQFLSSISEWQPDVTVSSSEEEEESVEVPVSEGKPYRPVQVKSLGSRPEPEGDLSDSPRAFKKGSAMSGLDGLIGAEERIINSKPKISNNVVIDESLDVKEVIYSAERVRVMHDDELETYRPLGEEFSFGSTALIGLLVIAVAIATVIMISLVLLRKRQYGTISHGIVEVDPMLTPEERHLSKMQNHGYENPTYKYLEQMQI, from the exons ATGGACATGTGCGTCAGCCATCAGCAGTGGCACGGAGTGGCCAAGGAG GCCTGCTCCAAGAGCTCCATGATGCTGCACAGCTACGGCATGCTGCTGCCCTGCGGCATTGACAAGTTCCACGGCACCGAGTATGTGTGCTGCCCCTCGTCCCGCTCCGGGGAGGCTGCTCCACCTGCCATGCCCACCGAGGAGGACGATGAAGAGGAGCAGGTGGAGGATGAGGAGATTGACGAGACCGACATGGAAGAAGACTACGTCGTAGAGGACAG tgAGGCACCGGCTGAGGAGCAGCCCACACAGAAAGAGGAGCCACTGGGCGACGACGAAGACGAGGAAGAGGACGAGGAGGAGTACCACTACGTCTATGAGGACGAGGAGGCAGACAAGGAGGACGAGTATGAGAAGAAGGAGAGCCGCAAAATGCCAGAGAGCCAGGACGAGGACAAGACTCTGCAGGAAGTGAAAG CGGTGTGCACCCTGGAGGCTGAGACCGGCCCCTGCCGAGCCTCCATGCCCCGCTGGCACTTCGACTTGAGCCAGAGGAAGTGTGTGCGCTTCATTTACGGGGGCTGTGCCGGCAACCGCAACAATTTCGACTCAGAGGAGTACTGCATGGCCGTGTGCAAGCGCCTGA CCATGTCACCAACCCCTCAGCCCACTGATGATGTGGACATCTACTTTGAGACCCCCGCTGACGACAAGGAGCACAGTCGCTTCCAGAGGGCCAAGGAGCAGCTGGAGATCAGGCACCGCAACCGCATGGAGAGG GTGAGGAAAGAGTGGGAGGAAGCTGATCGTCAGGCTAAGAACTTGCCCAAGGCTGAGCGGCAGACATTGATTCAG CACTTCCAAGCCATGGTGGAGTCCCTGGAGGAGGAGGCAGCCAGCGAGAAGCAGCAGCTGGTGGAGACTCATCTGGCCCGGGTGGAGGCCATGCTGAACGACCGGCGCCGCCTGGCCCTGGAGAACTACCTGGCTGCCCTGCAGGCCGACCCCCCCAGG CCCCACCGCATCCTGCAGGCCCTGAGACGCTACGTGCGCGCCGAGAACAAAGACCGCCAGCACACCATCCGCCACTACCAGCACGTCCTGGCTGTGGATCCTGAGAAGGCTGCTCAGATGAAGTCCCAG GTGACGACCCACCTGCGTGTGATCGACGAGCGGATGAACCAGAGTCTATCTCTCCTCTACAAAGTACCTTATGTTGCCGAGGAGATTCAGGATGAAATTG ACGAGCTTCTCCAGGAGCAGAAAGCCGACATGGACCAGTTCCTGTCGTCCATCTCTGAGTGGCAGCCAGATGTCACCGTGTCGTCgtcggaggaagaggaggagagcgtGGAGGTCCCCGTGTCCGAGGGGAAACCCTACCGGCCCGTCCAGGTCAAATCCCTGGGCTCCCGTCCAGAACCAGAAG GCGATCTATCAGACTCCCCACGTGCCTTCAAGAAAG GCTCCGCCATGTCTGGTTTAGATGGTCTGATAGGTGCTGAGGAGAGAATCATCAACAGCAAACCCAAGATCAGCAACAATGTG GTGATTGATGAGTCTCTGGATGTTAAGGAAGTGATTTACAGCGCAGAGAGAGTCAGAGTTATGCATGATGATGAGCTG GAGACCTACCGCCCCCTGGGAGAGGAATTCAGCTTCGGCAGCACTGCGCTGATCGGCCTGCTGGTGATCGCGGTGGCCATAGCAACCGTGATTATGATCAGTCTGGTGCTTTTGAGGAAGAGGCAATACGGCACCATCAGTCACGGCATTGTGGAG GTTGACCCCATGCTGACACCAGAGGAACGCCACCTCAGCAAGATGCAGAACCACGGCTACGAGAACCCCACCTACAAATATCTGGAGCAGATGCAGATCTAA
- the aplp2 gene encoding amyloid beta precursor like protein 2 isoform X5, producing MDMCVSHQQWHGVAKEACSKSSMMLHSYGMLLPCGIDKFHGTEYVCCPSSRSGEAAPPAMPTEEDDEEEQVEDEEIDETDMEEDYVVEDSEAPAEEQPTQKEEPLGDDEDEEEDEEEYHYVYEDEEADKEDEYEKKESRKMPESQDEDKTLQEVKAMSPTPQPTDDVDIYFETPADDKEHSRFQRAKEQLEIRHRNRMERVRKEWEEADRQAKNLPKAERQTLIQHFQAMVESLEEEAASEKQQLVETHLARVEAMLNDRRRLALENYLAALQADPPRPHRILQALRRYVRAENKDRQHTIRHYQHVLAVDPEKAAQMKSQVTTHLRVIDERMNQSLSLLYKVPYVAEEIQDEIDELLQEQKADMDQFLSSISEWQPDVTVSSSEEEEESVEVPVSEGKPYRPVQVKSLGSRPEPEGDLSDSPRAFKKGSAMSGLDGLIGAEERIINSKPKISNNVVIDESLDVKEVIYSAERVRVMHDDELETYRPLGEEFSFGSTALIGLLVIAVAIATVIMISLVLLRKRQYGTISHGIVEVDPMLTPEERHLSKMQNHGYENPTYKYLEQMQI from the exons ATGGACATGTGCGTCAGCCATCAGCAGTGGCACGGAGTGGCCAAGGAG GCCTGCTCCAAGAGCTCCATGATGCTGCACAGCTACGGCATGCTGCTGCCCTGCGGCATTGACAAGTTCCACGGCACCGAGTATGTGTGCTGCCCCTCGTCCCGCTCCGGGGAGGCTGCTCCACCTGCCATGCCCACCGAGGAGGACGATGAAGAGGAGCAGGTGGAGGATGAGGAGATTGACGAGACCGACATGGAAGAAGACTACGTCGTAGAGGACAG tgAGGCACCGGCTGAGGAGCAGCCCACACAGAAAGAGGAGCCACTGGGCGACGACGAAGACGAGGAAGAGGACGAGGAGGAGTACCACTACGTCTATGAGGACGAGGAGGCAGACAAGGAGGACGAGTATGAGAAGAAGGAGAGCCGCAAAATGCCAGAGAGCCAGGACGAGGACAAGACTCTGCAGGAAGTGAAAG CCATGTCACCAACCCCTCAGCCCACTGATGATGTGGACATCTACTTTGAGACCCCCGCTGACGACAAGGAGCACAGTCGCTTCCAGAGGGCCAAGGAGCAGCTGGAGATCAGGCACCGCAACCGCATGGAGAGG GTGAGGAAAGAGTGGGAGGAAGCTGATCGTCAGGCTAAGAACTTGCCCAAGGCTGAGCGGCAGACATTGATTCAG CACTTCCAAGCCATGGTGGAGTCCCTGGAGGAGGAGGCAGCCAGCGAGAAGCAGCAGCTGGTGGAGACTCATCTGGCCCGGGTGGAGGCCATGCTGAACGACCGGCGCCGCCTGGCCCTGGAGAACTACCTGGCTGCCCTGCAGGCCGACCCCCCCAGG CCCCACCGCATCCTGCAGGCCCTGAGACGCTACGTGCGCGCCGAGAACAAAGACCGCCAGCACACCATCCGCCACTACCAGCACGTCCTGGCTGTGGATCCTGAGAAGGCTGCTCAGATGAAGTCCCAG GTGACGACCCACCTGCGTGTGATCGACGAGCGGATGAACCAGAGTCTATCTCTCCTCTACAAAGTACCTTATGTTGCCGAGGAGATTCAGGATGAAATTG ACGAGCTTCTCCAGGAGCAGAAAGCCGACATGGACCAGTTCCTGTCGTCCATCTCTGAGTGGCAGCCAGATGTCACCGTGTCGTCgtcggaggaagaggaggagagcgtGGAGGTCCCCGTGTCCGAGGGGAAACCCTACCGGCCCGTCCAGGTCAAATCCCTGGGCTCCCGTCCAGAACCAGAAG GCGATCTATCAGACTCCCCACGTGCCTTCAAGAAAG GCTCCGCCATGTCTGGTTTAGATGGTCTGATAGGTGCTGAGGAGAGAATCATCAACAGCAAACCCAAGATCAGCAACAATGTG GTGATTGATGAGTCTCTGGATGTTAAGGAAGTGATTTACAGCGCAGAGAGAGTCAGAGTTATGCATGATGATGAGCTG GAGACCTACCGCCCCCTGGGAGAGGAATTCAGCTTCGGCAGCACTGCGCTGATCGGCCTGCTGGTGATCGCGGTGGCCATAGCAACCGTGATTATGATCAGTCTGGTGCTTTTGAGGAAGAGGCAATACGGCACCATCAGTCACGGCATTGTGGAG GTTGACCCCATGCTGACACCAGAGGAACGCCACCTCAGCAAGATGCAGAACCACGGCTACGAGAACCCCACCTACAAATATCTGGAGCAGATGCAGATCTAA
- the aplp2 gene encoding amyloid beta precursor like protein 2 isoform X4, which translates to MDMCVSHQQWHGVAKEACSKSSMMLHSYGMLLPCGIDKFHGTEYVCCPSSRSGEAAPPAMPTEEDDEEEQVEDEEIDETDMEEDYVVEDSEAPAEEQPTQKEEPLGDDEDEEEDEEEYHYVYEDEEADKEDEYEKKESRKMPESQDEDKTLQEVKAVCTLEAETGPCRASMPRWHFDLSQRKCVRFIYGGCAGNRNNFDSEEYCMAVCKRLTMSPTPQPTDDVDIYFETPADDKEHSRFQRAKEQLEIRHRNRMERVRKEWEEADRQAKNLPKAERQTLIQHFQAMVESLEEEAASEKQQLVETHLARVEAMLNDRRRLALENYLAALQADPPRVTTHLRVIDERMNQSLSLLYKVPYVAEEIQDEIDELLQEQKADMDQFLSSISEWQPDVTVSSSEEEEESVEVPVSEGKPYRPVQVKSLGSRPEPEGDLSDSPRAFKKGSAMSGLDGLIGAEERIINSKPKISNNVVIDESLDVKEVIYSAERVRVMHDDELETYRPLGEEFSFGSTALIGLLVIAVAIATVIMISLVLLRKRQYGTISHGIVEVDPMLTPEERHLSKMQNHGYENPTYKYLEQMQI; encoded by the exons ATGGACATGTGCGTCAGCCATCAGCAGTGGCACGGAGTGGCCAAGGAG GCCTGCTCCAAGAGCTCCATGATGCTGCACAGCTACGGCATGCTGCTGCCCTGCGGCATTGACAAGTTCCACGGCACCGAGTATGTGTGCTGCCCCTCGTCCCGCTCCGGGGAGGCTGCTCCACCTGCCATGCCCACCGAGGAGGACGATGAAGAGGAGCAGGTGGAGGATGAGGAGATTGACGAGACCGACATGGAAGAAGACTACGTCGTAGAGGACAG tgAGGCACCGGCTGAGGAGCAGCCCACACAGAAAGAGGAGCCACTGGGCGACGACGAAGACGAGGAAGAGGACGAGGAGGAGTACCACTACGTCTATGAGGACGAGGAGGCAGACAAGGAGGACGAGTATGAGAAGAAGGAGAGCCGCAAAATGCCAGAGAGCCAGGACGAGGACAAGACTCTGCAGGAAGTGAAAG CGGTGTGCACCCTGGAGGCTGAGACCGGCCCCTGCCGAGCCTCCATGCCCCGCTGGCACTTCGACTTGAGCCAGAGGAAGTGTGTGCGCTTCATTTACGGGGGCTGTGCCGGCAACCGCAACAATTTCGACTCAGAGGAGTACTGCATGGCCGTGTGCAAGCGCCTGA CCATGTCACCAACCCCTCAGCCCACTGATGATGTGGACATCTACTTTGAGACCCCCGCTGACGACAAGGAGCACAGTCGCTTCCAGAGGGCCAAGGAGCAGCTGGAGATCAGGCACCGCAACCGCATGGAGAGG GTGAGGAAAGAGTGGGAGGAAGCTGATCGTCAGGCTAAGAACTTGCCCAAGGCTGAGCGGCAGACATTGATTCAG CACTTCCAAGCCATGGTGGAGTCCCTGGAGGAGGAGGCAGCCAGCGAGAAGCAGCAGCTGGTGGAGACTCATCTGGCCCGGGTGGAGGCCATGCTGAACGACCGGCGCCGCCTGGCCCTGGAGAACTACCTGGCTGCCCTGCAGGCCGACCCCCCCAGG GTGACGACCCACCTGCGTGTGATCGACGAGCGGATGAACCAGAGTCTATCTCTCCTCTACAAAGTACCTTATGTTGCCGAGGAGATTCAGGATGAAATTG ACGAGCTTCTCCAGGAGCAGAAAGCCGACATGGACCAGTTCCTGTCGTCCATCTCTGAGTGGCAGCCAGATGTCACCGTGTCGTCgtcggaggaagaggaggagagcgtGGAGGTCCCCGTGTCCGAGGGGAAACCCTACCGGCCCGTCCAGGTCAAATCCCTGGGCTCCCGTCCAGAACCAGAAG GCGATCTATCAGACTCCCCACGTGCCTTCAAGAAAG GCTCCGCCATGTCTGGTTTAGATGGTCTGATAGGTGCTGAGGAGAGAATCATCAACAGCAAACCCAAGATCAGCAACAATGTG GTGATTGATGAGTCTCTGGATGTTAAGGAAGTGATTTACAGCGCAGAGAGAGTCAGAGTTATGCATGATGATGAGCTG GAGACCTACCGCCCCCTGGGAGAGGAATTCAGCTTCGGCAGCACTGCGCTGATCGGCCTGCTGGTGATCGCGGTGGCCATAGCAACCGTGATTATGATCAGTCTGGTGCTTTTGAGGAAGAGGCAATACGGCACCATCAGTCACGGCATTGTGGAG GTTGACCCCATGCTGACACCAGAGGAACGCCACCTCAGCAAGATGCAGAACCACGGCTACGAGAACCCCACCTACAAATATCTGGAGCAGATGCAGATCTAA
- the aplp2 gene encoding amyloid beta precursor like protein 2 isoform X3, with amino-acid sequence MDMCVSHQQWHGVAKEACSKSSMMLHSYGMLLPCGIDKFHGTEYVCCPSSRSGEAAPPAMPTEEDDEEEQVEDEEIDETDMEEDYVVEDSEAPAEEQPTQKEEPLGDDEDEEEDEEEYHYVYEDEEADKEDEYEKKESRKMPESQDEDKTLQEVKAVCTLEAETGPCRASMPRWHFDLSQRKCVRFIYGGCAGNRNNFDSEEYCMAVCKRLTMSPTPQPTDDVDIYFETPADDKEHSRFQRAKEQLEIRHRNRMERVRKEWEEADRQAKNLPKAERQTLIQHFQAMVESLEEEAASEKQQLVETHLARVEAMLNDRRRLALENYLAALQADPPRPHRILQALRRYVRAENKDRQHTIRHYQHVLAVDPEKAAQMKSQVTTHLRVIDERMNQSLSLLYKVPYVAEEIQDEIDELLQEQKADMDQFLSSISEWQPDVTVSSSEEEEESVEVPVSEGKPYRPVQVKSLGSRPEPEGSAMSGLDGLIGAEERIINSKPKISNNVETYRPLGEEFSFGSTALIGLLVIAVAIATVIMISLVLLRKRQYGTISHGIVEVDPMLTPEERHLSKMQNHGYENPTYKYLEQMQI; translated from the exons ATGGACATGTGCGTCAGCCATCAGCAGTGGCACGGAGTGGCCAAGGAG GCCTGCTCCAAGAGCTCCATGATGCTGCACAGCTACGGCATGCTGCTGCCCTGCGGCATTGACAAGTTCCACGGCACCGAGTATGTGTGCTGCCCCTCGTCCCGCTCCGGGGAGGCTGCTCCACCTGCCATGCCCACCGAGGAGGACGATGAAGAGGAGCAGGTGGAGGATGAGGAGATTGACGAGACCGACATGGAAGAAGACTACGTCGTAGAGGACAG tgAGGCACCGGCTGAGGAGCAGCCCACACAGAAAGAGGAGCCACTGGGCGACGACGAAGACGAGGAAGAGGACGAGGAGGAGTACCACTACGTCTATGAGGACGAGGAGGCAGACAAGGAGGACGAGTATGAGAAGAAGGAGAGCCGCAAAATGCCAGAGAGCCAGGACGAGGACAAGACTCTGCAGGAAGTGAAAG CGGTGTGCACCCTGGAGGCTGAGACCGGCCCCTGCCGAGCCTCCATGCCCCGCTGGCACTTCGACTTGAGCCAGAGGAAGTGTGTGCGCTTCATTTACGGGGGCTGTGCCGGCAACCGCAACAATTTCGACTCAGAGGAGTACTGCATGGCCGTGTGCAAGCGCCTGA CCATGTCACCAACCCCTCAGCCCACTGATGATGTGGACATCTACTTTGAGACCCCCGCTGACGACAAGGAGCACAGTCGCTTCCAGAGGGCCAAGGAGCAGCTGGAGATCAGGCACCGCAACCGCATGGAGAGG GTGAGGAAAGAGTGGGAGGAAGCTGATCGTCAGGCTAAGAACTTGCCCAAGGCTGAGCGGCAGACATTGATTCAG CACTTCCAAGCCATGGTGGAGTCCCTGGAGGAGGAGGCAGCCAGCGAGAAGCAGCAGCTGGTGGAGACTCATCTGGCCCGGGTGGAGGCCATGCTGAACGACCGGCGCCGCCTGGCCCTGGAGAACTACCTGGCTGCCCTGCAGGCCGACCCCCCCAGG CCCCACCGCATCCTGCAGGCCCTGAGACGCTACGTGCGCGCCGAGAACAAAGACCGCCAGCACACCATCCGCCACTACCAGCACGTCCTGGCTGTGGATCCTGAGAAGGCTGCTCAGATGAAGTCCCAG GTGACGACCCACCTGCGTGTGATCGACGAGCGGATGAACCAGAGTCTATCTCTCCTCTACAAAGTACCTTATGTTGCCGAGGAGATTCAGGATGAAATTG ACGAGCTTCTCCAGGAGCAGAAAGCCGACATGGACCAGTTCCTGTCGTCCATCTCTGAGTGGCAGCCAGATGTCACCGTGTCGTCgtcggaggaagaggaggagagcgtGGAGGTCCCCGTGTCCGAGGGGAAACCCTACCGGCCCGTCCAGGTCAAATCCCTGGGCTCCCGTCCAGAACCAGAAG GCTCCGCCATGTCTGGTTTAGATGGTCTGATAGGTGCTGAGGAGAGAATCATCAACAGCAAACCCAAGATCAGCAACAATGTG GAGACCTACCGCCCCCTGGGAGAGGAATTCAGCTTCGGCAGCACTGCGCTGATCGGCCTGCTGGTGATCGCGGTGGCCATAGCAACCGTGATTATGATCAGTCTGGTGCTTTTGAGGAAGAGGCAATACGGCACCATCAGTCACGGCATTGTGGAG GTTGACCCCATGCTGACACCAGAGGAACGCCACCTCAGCAAGATGCAGAACCACGGCTACGAGAACCCCACCTACAAATATCTGGAGCAGATGCAGATCTAA